A region of Maribacter algicola DNA encodes the following proteins:
- a CDS encoding WD40/YVTN/BNR-like repeat-containing protein, with protein sequence MKIRYLLLALLLLNFVSIFPQTDAAIFENLRFRFIGPEGNRTIAMAGVPRDPMTTYIGAASGGLWKTSDGGISWDPIFDDQDVSSIGSVAITPTNPDIVWVGTGETFVIRPAHAMGDGIYKSEDGGKTWKNMGLEKTGRIGRVLVHPTNPDIVYAAALGHTYGPQQERGVYKTKDGGKTWNRIFFVDENTGAAELAIDPKNPDRLLVGMWSIHINTWGLNSGGPGGGVYRTLDGGDTWEPLSKNGLPGGKENPVGKTAVAISHFSPNIVYALFEIESPALYRSEDFGETWTLQTRNHDIAERAPYYTRMAVSTSDPNELYFASVKFSISKDGGKTIESGYSAGGDNHDIWVDPTNADRLMVAHDGGASISMNHGKTFQRIVLPIAQMYHVAVDDKIPYNVYGNRQDGYSYMGPSNSKQGYIPLGLWKGVGGCESGFAQPDPFDNDIVWSGCYDGGLQRYNVKTGHARDVRVWPEAGYGWEPGKLKYRWHWNFPLAFSPHTKHRVYVGSQYVHKSDDGGQSWQVISPDLTLNDKSHQQNSGGIAVDNLMTFDGSVLFSIVESTLEPGLIWTGSNDGQVQLTKDGGTTWTNVTSNIPDLPKWGTIANIEASRYKKGSAYITVDLHQMGDFDPYVYKTEDYGQTWKLISDTVPKSVHSFAHVIKEDPKREGMLYLGVDNGLYISHDDGEHWMRLRNNLPPAPVYWLEIQERFDDLVVGTYGRGYYIMDNISPLREYDMDAKDKEAHLFSLRPVYRFQDVQSIKTDGPSLNSGTNPAYGAEINYFLKDSTDQKIEIQILTMEDEVVRTLEGKNKPGVNRVMWNLRYEPTYKPKLQTSPPGRPWVQLNGEGWRPLVTWDLDLMRGQYGPKVVPDNYKVKLVIGNKEYIRELEVLKDPSTEGNLEDIQKQVAFSLELRDAMNLAVTMINDIEAIRAELNDIIPKLSRSADRKKAEELRAMAIAIAGSLYDIHLTGAREDAFRSPIKLYGRLSALASDIGGFGADFKPTDQQQEVYAIFNERLKEVDAKFKKFITVEVEQLNSRLKQSELQIQHTQKIKS encoded by the coding sequence ATGAAAATCCGGTATTTATTGCTCGCATTACTTCTTTTAAACTTTGTTTCAATTTTTCCCCAAACCGATGCTGCTATTTTTGAGAACCTACGATTTCGTTTTATAGGACCAGAAGGCAACCGTACCATTGCCATGGCGGGGGTACCTAGAGATCCCATGACTACCTATATCGGTGCGGCATCGGGAGGATTGTGGAAAACTTCCGACGGCGGTATTAGCTGGGACCCCATTTTTGACGACCAAGATGTTTCTTCGATTGGCTCGGTGGCCATTACCCCAACAAATCCCGATATCGTTTGGGTGGGCACGGGTGAAACCTTTGTGATTAGGCCCGCCCATGCCATGGGCGATGGCATTTATAAATCCGAGGATGGTGGAAAAACATGGAAAAACATGGGCCTTGAGAAAACGGGGCGTATCGGTCGGGTCCTTGTGCATCCTACCAATCCAGACATTGTATATGCAGCTGCCCTTGGACATACCTACGGACCACAGCAGGAAAGGGGTGTATATAAAACTAAGGATGGTGGAAAGACCTGGAATCGAATCTTTTTTGTGGACGAGAACACAGGTGCAGCCGAACTGGCCATAGACCCAAAAAATCCAGACCGACTCCTAGTAGGTATGTGGTCCATACATATCAACACATGGGGCTTGAACAGCGGTGGTCCCGGAGGAGGTGTATACAGGACCTTGGATGGTGGGGATACTTGGGAGCCCTTGTCCAAAAATGGCCTGCCAGGAGGAAAAGAAAATCCCGTTGGTAAAACAGCCGTAGCCATTTCACATTTCAGCCCGAATATTGTGTATGCCCTTTTTGAAATAGAGAGTCCGGCTCTTTATCGCTCCGAAGACTTTGGGGAAACGTGGACACTGCAGACAAGAAACCACGATATTGCCGAACGTGCACCCTACTACACCCGGATGGCGGTTTCGACTTCTGACCCTAATGAACTCTATTTTGCCAGTGTTAAATTCAGCATTTCCAAGGATGGCGGCAAAACCATTGAAAGCGGTTACAGTGCCGGAGGCGATAACCATGATATCTGGGTGGACCCCACCAATGCGGACCGTCTCATGGTGGCCCATGATGGGGGTGCCAGTATCAGCATGAATCATGGAAAAACCTTTCAGCGGATCGTGCTTCCAATAGCTCAAATGTACCATGTAGCCGTTGATGATAAGATTCCATACAATGTCTATGGAAACCGTCAGGATGGCTATTCCTATATGGGGCCAAGTAACAGCAAACAGGGCTATATCCCTTTGGGCCTTTGGAAAGGTGTGGGCGGATGCGAAAGTGGCTTTGCACAGCCCGATCCTTTTGACAATGACATTGTTTGGTCCGGTTGTTATGATGGTGGATTACAACGTTATAATGTTAAAACAGGGCACGCCCGTGATGTACGGGTCTGGCCAGAGGCCGGGTACGGTTGGGAACCGGGAAAATTGAAATACCGTTGGCATTGGAATTTTCCCTTGGCCTTCTCTCCCCATACAAAACATAGGGTCTATGTGGGTAGCCAATATGTGCATAAAAGTGATGACGGCGGACAAAGTTGGCAAGTGATCAGTCCGGACCTTACCTTGAACGACAAAAGCCATCAACAAAATTCTGGGGGCATCGCCGTTGACAACCTCATGACCTTTGATGGGTCGGTTTTGTTCAGCATTGTGGAGTCAACATTGGAACCTGGCCTTATTTGGACCGGTAGCAATGACGGACAGGTACAGCTCACCAAAGATGGAGGAACCACTTGGACCAATGTAACCTCCAATATTCCTGACCTTCCCAAATGGGGCACCATTGCCAACATAGAAGCATCCCGATATAAAAAGGGAAGTGCCTACATCACGGTAGACTTGCATCAAATGGGGGACTTTGACCCTTATGTTTACAAAACAGAGGATTATGGGCAGACCTGGAAGTTAATAAGCGATACAGTGCCGAAATCTGTCCACAGCTTTGCCCATGTTATCAAGGAAGACCCCAAAAGGGAAGGAATGCTCTACTTGGGAGTTGATAACGGACTTTATATAAGCCATGATGATGGTGAACATTGGATGCGTTTGCGCAACAACCTACCACCTGCACCCGTGTATTGGTTGGAAATCCAAGAACGGTTTGATGATCTTGTGGTGGGCACGTATGGAAGAGGCTATTATATCATGGACAATATTTCCCCTTTACGGGAATACGATATGGATGCAAAGGATAAGGAGGCCCATCTTTTCAGTCTAAGACCGGTATATCGTTTCCAAGATGTTCAAAGCATCAAAACCGATGGTCCTAGCTTAAATTCCGGTACTAACCCTGCCTATGGTGCGGAAATCAATTACTTCTTAAAGGATAGTACCGATCAAAAAATCGAAATACAGATTTTGACCATGGAAGATGAAGTTGTCCGCACCTTGGAAGGAAAAAACAAACCAGGCGTCAATAGGGTCATGTGGAACCTACGCTATGAACCCACATATAAACCAAAACTTCAGACCTCCCCACCAGGAAGGCCATGGGTCCAGCTCAATGGTGAAGGATGGCGCCCCTTGGTCACTTGGGACCTTGATTTAATGCGTGGACAATACGGTCCCAAAGTAGTACCCGATAACTATAAGGTAAAACTGGTTATTGGCAACAAAGAATACATTAGGGAACTGGAGGTTTTAAAAGACCCGAGTACTGAAGGTAATCTCGAAGACATTCAAAAACAAGTAGCCTTTTCCTTGGAACTTCGCGATGCGATGAACTTGGCCGTAACCATGATCAATGATATTGAAGCGATACGGGCAGAGCTCAATGATATCATCCCAAAGTTAAGCCGCTCAGCGGACCGAAAAAAAGCCGAGGAACTACGCGCCATGGCCATTGCCATAGCTGGCAGCCTTTATGACATCCATCTGACAGGGGCCCGTGAAGATGCCTTTAGATCTCCCATAAAGCTTTATGGTAGGCTGAGTGCTTTGGCCAGTGACATCGGTGGGTTTGGTGCAGATTTTAAACCTACGGACCAACAACAGGAAGTGTATGCCATTTTTAATGAACGTCTTAAAGAGGTAGATGCCAAGTTTAAGAAATTCATAACCGTGGAAGTGGAGCAATTGAATTCCCGATTGAAACAAAGCGAACTACAAATACAACATACCCAAAAGATAAAATCATAA
- a CDS encoding sulfatase family protein, with translation MKNRQLLIVAILVMSLFSCKDDAATTSEMTSADDTKPNIVIIYMDDLGFGELGAYGATELKTPNMDALANGGLRFTNGYATSATCTPSRYALLTGVYPWRNKNAKILPGSASLIIDTAQNTIPKLLKSKGYATGIIGKWHLGLGAGEIDWNTRISPGPNEVGFDYSNILAATQDRVPTVYIKNGEVVNLDPKDPIEVSYEKNFEGEPTGLDNPEMLKMKWHHGHNNSIVNGIPRIGFMKGGQAAKWVDEDMADYFLADAQAYVKQNKDRPFFLYYALQQPHVPRTPHPRFVGKSGMGPRGDVILEADWVIGEFMKTLEIEGLLKNTLIVFSSDNGPVVNDGYYDDAVEKLGDHKPAGPLRGGKYSLFEAGTRVPFITYWKGAINPGVSEAMVSQLDLFSSLAALADSDATTNDSKNMLDVFLGKSKDGREALVIEATSRTAFRKGEWALIPPYNGAARNDLVNIELGNDTVYQLYNLKEDMGQKENLALSHPDKLQEMIREYHAIVEDQQTESPALRLE, from the coding sequence ATGAAAAATCGACAACTTCTTATAGTTGCAATTTTGGTAATGAGCCTTTTCTCCTGCAAAGACGATGCTGCCACCACCAGTGAAATGACGAGTGCCGATGATACAAAACCCAACATCGTTATCATTTATATGGATGATTTGGGCTTTGGTGAGCTCGGTGCCTACGGGGCTACGGAATTAAAAACCCCAAATATGGATGCATTGGCAAATGGCGGACTACGATTTACCAATGGCTATGCTACTTCGGCTACCTGTACGCCCAGTAGATATGCCTTGTTGACTGGTGTGTATCCTTGGAGAAATAAAAACGCCAAAATTCTTCCAGGTTCTGCCTCGTTGATTATTGACACAGCTCAAAATACTATTCCCAAACTATTGAAATCAAAAGGCTATGCTACGGGGATTATTGGAAAATGGCATTTGGGCTTGGGAGCAGGTGAAATCGATTGGAATACAAGAATTAGCCCCGGACCTAATGAAGTCGGTTTTGACTACAGTAATATTTTGGCCGCCACCCAAGATCGCGTCCCCACGGTGTATATAAAAAATGGTGAAGTGGTAAATCTCGACCCGAAAGACCCTATTGAAGTCAGTTATGAAAAGAATTTTGAGGGTGAACCTACAGGGTTGGACAATCCCGAAATGCTTAAAATGAAATGGCATCACGGACATAACAATAGTATTGTCAATGGTATTCCAAGAATAGGCTTTATGAAGGGCGGGCAAGCCGCGAAATGGGTCGATGAGGACATGGCCGATTATTTTTTGGCGGATGCCCAAGCCTACGTCAAACAAAATAAAGACCGACCTTTTTTCCTGTACTATGCCTTACAGCAGCCCCACGTCCCAAGAACACCACATCCAAGGTTCGTTGGAAAATCCGGAATGGGCCCAAGAGGAGATGTGATTTTGGAAGCGGATTGGGTCATCGGTGAATTTATGAAAACCCTTGAGATCGAAGGGTTGTTGAAAAATACCCTGATTGTTTTTTCAAGTGATAACGGTCCGGTGGTAAACGACGGCTATTATGATGATGCTGTAGAAAAATTGGGAGACCATAAACCTGCAGGTCCTTTAAGGGGCGGAAAATACAGTTTGTTCGAAGCCGGTACGCGTGTACCCTTTATTACCTATTGGAAAGGAGCAATCAATCCCGGTGTTTCCGAAGCGATGGTTTCCCAGTTGGATCTGTTTTCTTCCTTGGCCGCTTTGGCAGATAGTGATGCCACCACAAACGATAGTAAAAATATGTTGGATGTATTCTTGGGGAAAAGCAAGGACGGTCGCGAAGCCTTGGTCATTGAGGCGACCTCCAGAACGGCATTTCGAAAAGGGGAATGGGCATTGATTCCACCCTATAACGGAGCCGCCAGGAACGATTTGGTGAATATCGAATTGGGAAATGATACCGTATATCAATTGTACAATCTGAAGGAAGATATGGGCCAAAAAGAAAATCTGGCCCTTAGCCATCCGGATAAATTACAGGAAATGATACGGGAATACCACGCTATCGTTGAAGACCAACAAACCGAAAGCCCAGCACTTCGGTTAGAGTAA
- a CDS encoding M28 family peptidase, giving the protein MIKIYMNYQKIPQALAFIIFLLFSFLANSQTSGKESERYFEVIRPKFDGHLAYNTTDFVAQYWRVPGNTGFNQSVDWIATELKKAGYVLESEAQSTDRLTYRIESRPMERPTWEPVSAQLDVVGERNPLLVSTKNRNMTYLNSVSTPVGGITSEVIAINSDDDLASMDLKNKVVFIESGIRSFYKQLLENGVLGILSYDNPDYLQPEKNVTSIQFRSLPPQTETKFWGIALSFEAKERLKEALKKGKTRVKVDIQTKIYDADELTIIANIKGNEKPSERLVFSAHIQEPGANDNASGVGAQLEMAVVAAQLLKEQSIDFNRTMTFLWGDEISSTHRYIQENKTRVEGIKWGISLDMVGENTDITGGSFLIEKMPDPSAIWTRGDDKHTEWGGEVLSLEDMKPHYLNDFIIHNFKKQGEYANWEVNTNPFEGGSDHTPFLNANIPGLLLWHFTDQFYHTDNDRIDKVSQETLKNVGTGALASGLYLVNANTNTANEVLDIVEKAALERLKSEFELSKKGKHPTEEKPILTAWEDWYLKALQSVYDLEPVPTEELMERITTAQQKVKEKTRNYLAKLDVR; this is encoded by the coding sequence ATGATTAAAATCTATATGAACTATCAAAAAATACCGCAGGCCTTAGCCTTTATTATTTTTCTGTTATTTTCCTTCCTGGCGAATTCCCAAACTTCAGGAAAAGAAAGTGAACGTTATTTTGAAGTTATCAGACCCAAGTTTGATGGCCATCTGGCCTATAACACCACCGATTTTGTAGCCCAATATTGGAGGGTTCCAGGAAACACGGGATTTAACCAAAGTGTTGATTGGATTGCTACCGAACTGAAAAAAGCCGGCTACGTTTTGGAATCCGAAGCCCAGTCTACGGACCGACTCACCTATCGCATTGAATCCAGACCCATGGAAAGACCCACTTGGGAACCTGTTTCGGCACAATTGGATGTCGTGGGAGAAAGAAACCCGCTTTTGGTTTCTACAAAAAATAGGAACATGACCTACCTGAATTCCGTCTCCACACCCGTTGGCGGAATAACCTCAGAAGTCATTGCAATTAACTCCGATGATGATCTTGCTTCAATGGACCTAAAAAATAAAGTGGTCTTTATAGAGTCGGGCATCAGAAGTTTCTACAAACAACTTTTGGAAAACGGAGTTTTGGGTATCCTGTCCTATGATAATCCGGATTATCTACAACCCGAAAAAAATGTGACCTCAATACAGTTTAGAAGCCTACCCCCACAAACCGAAACCAAATTTTGGGGCATCGCCCTGTCCTTTGAAGCCAAGGAAAGACTTAAGGAAGCCTTAAAAAAGGGAAAAACAAGGGTCAAGGTCGATATCCAAACAAAAATATATGATGCAGACGAGCTTACGATAATTGCTAACATCAAAGGAAATGAAAAACCTTCCGAAAGATTAGTGTTCAGCGCCCATATCCAAGAACCTGGTGCCAATGATAACGCCAGCGGCGTTGGTGCCCAATTGGAAATGGCCGTTGTGGCGGCGCAACTACTTAAAGAGCAAAGTATTGACTTTAATCGGACCATGACTTTTCTCTGGGGTGATGAAATATCCTCCACCCATAGGTATATTCAAGAAAATAAAACAAGGGTTGAAGGCATAAAATGGGGCATCAGCCTAGACATGGTAGGCGAAAATACGGATATCACAGGAGGCTCCTTCTTAATAGAAAAAATGCCAGACCCCAGTGCAATATGGACGCGTGGTGATGACAAACACACGGAATGGGGAGGGGAGGTCCTTTCTCTAGAGGACATGAAACCCCATTACCTGAATGATTTTATCATCCACAATTTTAAAAAGCAAGGGGAATATGCAAATTGGGAGGTGAACACCAATCCCTTTGAAGGGGGAAGCGACCATACCCCGTTCCTCAACGCCAACATTCCAGGACTATTATTATGGCATTTTACGGATCAATTCTATCATACCGATAATGACAGAATTGACAAAGTCTCCCAAGAGACTTTAAAGAATGTGGGCACGGGGGCATTGGCCAGTGGACTTTATCTGGTCAATGCCAATACCAACACGGCGAATGAGGTGCTGGATATCGTTGAAAAAGCGGCATTGGAACGTTTGAAATCGGAATTCGAGCTGAGCAAGAAGGGTAAGCATCCCACGGAAGAAAAACCAATACTAACCGCATGGGAAGATTGGTACCTAAAAGCATTACAATCGGTATACGATTTAGAACCCGTACCTACAGAGGAATTAATGGAAAGAATTACAACTGCCCAACAAAAAGTGAAAGAAAAGACCAGGAACTATTTGGCAAAACTTGACGTACGTTAA
- a CDS encoding M20/M25/M40 family metallo-hydrolase, with translation MKKQLFIVLTAILAVSCGETKKAETQAELFARIDSEIKQNAKGYSTLKEASETIGHRLTGSENGAKAEEYTYNKFKEYGFEDVEYQSFEVEAWSRGTVSVTINEEPVKAVTLGHSPVEAMVSGEIVDMGNGLEVDYAAKPDAVKDKIALVYISILEGSPEGLSNLHRSEKTALAIKYGAKGIIIINQVDNGVLLTGTASVTGELIPIPAVCIGKEDGMALKETLKEGTASATIEMTNNSDMISARNVVATLPGSELPNEIIVIGGHLDSWDLATGAIDNGIGSFAVLDIARAFKANNLQPKRTVKFVMFMGEEQGLFGSRHMVAEALKEGTMEQIKYMMNLDMAGNPIGMNAGGKLDNEAFFTDLGAAIQQQDSIYKNEFSNRSGLHSDHQPFMLEGVPILSVHSNLDRSIYGCYHSDCDDFELVNEEHMTNTSRFGTMMLYGLADAATLPATKMDSETTKEFMIKNDLKEKLIIGGDWKWEE, from the coding sequence ATGAAAAAACAACTCTTTATTGTTTTAACAGCCATTTTAGCCGTCTCTTGCGGCGAAACGAAAAAAGCAGAAACACAGGCAGAACTATTTGCCCGCATAGATTCCGAAATCAAGCAAAACGCAAAAGGCTACAGTACGTTAAAGGAAGCTTCCGAAACTATTGGTCACCGACTTACAGGTTCCGAAAACGGTGCCAAGGCAGAGGAATACACCTATAATAAGTTCAAGGAATATGGTTTTGAGGATGTGGAATATCAATCTTTTGAAGTAGAGGCTTGGTCCAGGGGAACCGTATCCGTCACTATAAATGAAGAACCTGTCAAGGCGGTGACGCTAGGACATTCACCCGTGGAAGCCATGGTATCGGGAGAAATCGTGGACATGGGCAACGGCCTAGAAGTAGATTATGCGGCAAAACCCGATGCCGTAAAGGACAAAATTGCCTTGGTGTATATTAGTATTTTGGAAGGAAGTCCGGAGGGATTGAGCAATCTGCACCGAAGTGAAAAAACTGCCTTAGCAATTAAATACGGTGCCAAGGGAATTATCATCATCAACCAAGTGGACAATGGGGTGCTATTAACTGGAACCGCCTCCGTAACCGGGGAACTGATTCCCATTCCGGCCGTTTGTATCGGCAAGGAAGATGGTATGGCCTTAAAAGAAACGCTGAAAGAAGGAACCGCGTCCGCCACAATTGAAATGACGAATAACAGCGACATGATCAGTGCCAGGAACGTGGTAGCTACCCTCCCGGGAAGTGAGTTACCCAATGAAATCATCGTCATTGGCGGCCATTTGGATTCGTGGGATTTGGCTACAGGTGCCATAGACAATGGCATTGGGTCCTTTGCTGTATTGGATATTGCTCGTGCGTTTAAGGCCAATAACCTTCAGCCAAAAAGAACGGTAAAATTCGTCATGTTTATGGGCGAAGAGCAGGGCCTTTTCGGTTCCAGACACATGGTGGCAGAAGCCCTGAAAGAAGGCACTATGGAACAAATAAAGTATATGATGAACTTGGACATGGCGGGCAATCCTATTGGTATGAATGCTGGCGGAAAGTTGGATAACGAAGCTTTTTTCACCGATTTAGGAGCTGCTATTCAACAACAGGACAGCATCTATAAAAATGAATTTTCAAACCGGTCTGGGCTGCATAGTGACCACCAGCCTTTTATGTTGGAAGGGGTACCCATTTTATCGGTTCATAGCAATTTGGACCGTTCCATCTATGGCTGCTATCATTCCGATTGCGACGATTTTGAATTGGTAAATGAGGAGCACATGACCAATACCTCCCGTTTCGGAACCATGATGTTATACGGCCTAGCCGATGCCGCAACGCTGCCGGCCACCAAAATGGACAGTGAGACCACCAAGGAGTTTATGATAAAAAACGACCTCAAGGAAAAACTGATTATTGGTGGGGATTGGAAATGGGAGGAGTAG
- a CDS encoding peptidylprolyl isomerase produces the protein MKKSILVFVLYLVVSACSSLKKYEVGQIITPQGEILVWLHDETPNHKKSFIQLANAGYWDSLTFNRVIPNFVAQAGCPDTPEGFNDPEYLLAPEFNEKLTHTYGAFGAGRDGNPEKLSARCQFYIVQNKQGEHRLDGDYTVYGEVIKGMQVVDAMVHVQTDSLDEPLTPITMDVNILKMSAKDLKKFAIDLD, from the coding sequence ATGAAAAAAAGTATCCTGGTTTTTGTTTTATACCTTGTTGTTTCGGCATGTTCGTCCCTGAAAAAGTATGAAGTAGGCCAAATTATAACCCCGCAAGGTGAAATTTTGGTATGGCTGCATGACGAGACTCCTAATCACAAAAAAAGCTTTATTCAATTGGCGAACGCCGGGTACTGGGACAGTCTTACATTCAATAGGGTCATTCCCAATTTTGTGGCACAGGCAGGTTGCCCGGATACGCCAGAGGGCTTCAATGACCCTGAATATCTGTTAGCCCCGGAATTCAATGAGAAATTGACACATACGTACGGTGCCTTTGGTGCGGGTAGGGACGGAAACCCGGAAAAACTATCGGCACGCTGCCAATTCTATATTGTACAGAACAAGCAAGGTGAACATCGCTTGGATGGTGACTATACGGTTTATGGCGAGGTAATCAAGGGCATGCAGGTAGTGGATGCCATGGTCCATGTGCAAACTGATAGTTTGGACGAGCCTTTAACACCCATTACTATGGACGTTAATATTTTGAAGATGAGCGCCAAAGATCTTAAGAAGTTCGCCATTGATTTGGATTAA